From Pelotomaculum schinkii, the proteins below share one genomic window:
- a CDS encoding universal stress protein, which produces MIKKILVAYDNGNKAKKALETAIEIAGGSKAEIHLLVSVKMPDFISTVATPDMLKDLEDKSREYFTEILKEPEERVRKEGLPVFSVILQEPPGEAIVRYSEKEDMDIIVMGSANRGKLERLLLGLGSVSNYVLQHAKRPVLITKG; this is translated from the coding sequence GTGATTAAAAAAATTCTGGTGGCTTATGACAACGGAAACAAGGCTAAAAAGGCCTTGGAAACCGCCATCGAGATTGCCGGCGGGAGTAAAGCGGAGATTCACCTGCTGGTTTCGGTAAAGATGCCCGATTTTATTTCAACTGTCGCAACTCCGGATATGCTTAAGGACCTGGAAGATAAAAGTCGCGAATATTTTACGGAGATACTGAAAGAGCCGGAGGAAAGGGTCAGAAAAGAAGGGCTCCCGGTATTTTCTGTAATCCTTCAGGAGCCACCCGGCGAGGCTATTGTCCGCTATTCTGAAAAGGAAGACATGGACATCATTGTTATGGGTTCGGCCAACCGGGGGAAACTGGAAAGATTGCTGCTGGGCTTGGGCAGCGTTTCCAACTACGTCCTCCAGCACGCCAAGCGCCCGGTGTTGATCACGAAAGGCTAA
- a CDS encoding SLC13 family permease translates to MTGQYQVIVAIAVFLITYAIIVSEKIHRTVAALAGAAVVVLTGIIFSEKALHAIDFNTIGLLVGMMIIVGVTRKTGVFEYLAIKAAKASGGEPLKIIAALSLVTAVLSALLDNVTTVLLIVPVTFAIAKQLKINPLPFLFAEIISSNVGGTATLIGDPPNIMIGSATGLGFMDFALTLTPVVVVIYVITIFWLRLLYRGQLAAREEMRTSIMQLDKNEQIKDVALLKKSLLVLGLTILGFVLHQYVHLESSVIALSGASLLLLITGEDVEHALQVVEWPVIFFFMGLFVVVGALEEVGVIEMVARWALEATGGDMLPTGMLILWLSAIASAFVDNIPFVATMIPLIQDMGRLGGIADLNLLWWSLSLGACLGGNGTIIGASANVVVVGMAEKRGVRISFIDFLKTAFPLMLMSIVISTGYLLFWHLYGHLPAALATLGIGIVLAVISKPLTTMLLGKAPKEEVQS, encoded by the coding sequence ATGACAGGGCAGTACCAGGTAATAGTAGCCATAGCAGTGTTTCTAATAACTTACGCGATCATCGTTTCCGAAAAAATTCACCGGACGGTGGCAGCCCTGGCGGGGGCGGCAGTGGTGGTATTAACGGGGATAATCTTCTCGGAGAAAGCGCTGCATGCCATTGACTTCAACACCATCGGCCTGTTGGTAGGCATGATGATTATTGTCGGCGTCACCAGGAAAACCGGTGTTTTTGAATACCTGGCAATCAAAGCGGCCAAAGCGTCCGGGGGCGAACCGCTTAAGATTATTGCCGCTCTCTCCCTGGTCACAGCAGTCCTGTCGGCGCTGTTGGACAACGTGACAACCGTGCTCTTAATAGTGCCGGTCACCTTCGCCATCGCCAAGCAGCTCAAGATCAACCCGCTGCCGTTCCTGTTCGCCGAAATTATCTCGTCCAACGTCGGCGGGACCGCGACACTGATCGGGGATCCGCCCAACATTATGATCGGGAGCGCCACCGGGCTCGGCTTCATGGACTTTGCTTTGACCCTGACCCCGGTCGTTGTGGTAATATACGTGATAACGATTTTCTGGCTCCGGCTCCTCTACCGCGGCCAACTTGCCGCGCGTGAAGAGATGCGGACAAGCATCATGCAGTTGGACAAAAACGAGCAGATCAAGGACGTCGCGCTCCTTAAAAAGAGCCTTTTGGTCCTGGGGCTGACCATTTTGGGCTTTGTCCTGCACCAGTATGTCCACCTTGAATCGTCGGTAATCGCCCTGTCGGGCGCCAGCCTCCTCCTGCTGATTACCGGCGAGGACGTTGAACACGCCCTGCAGGTTGTGGAATGGCCGGTAATCTTCTTTTTTATGGGTCTATTTGTGGTGGTCGGCGCGCTGGAAGAAGTGGGCGTCATCGAAATGGTGGCCCGGTGGGCGCTGGAGGCGACCGGGGGCGACATGCTGCCGACCGGCATGTTGATCCTCTGGCTGTCGGCTATTGCCTCGGCCTTTGTCGATAATATCCCCTTCGTCGCCACCATGATCCCGCTCATCCAGGATATGGGCCGCCTCGGAGGCATTGCGGACCTGAACCTGCTCTGGTGGTCACTGTCGCTGGGCGCCTGCCTGGGCGGCAACGGGACCATCATCGGCGCCTCCGCCAACGTGGTGGTCGTAGGCATGGCGGAAAAGAGAGGCGTTCGCATCAGCTTTATAGATTTTCTAAAAACAGCCTTCCCCTTGATGCTGATGTCCATCGTGATCTCCACCGGCTACCTGCTGTTCTGGCACCTGTACGGACACCTGCCGGCGGCATTGGCAACGCTGGGCATCGGCATTGTTCTGGCCGTGATATCGAAGCCCCTGACCACGATGCTGCTCGGGAAAGCGCCAAAAGAGGAAGTACAGTCTTAA